CGATTGGCAGGGCCTTGGCATGTGATCCCAAGGTCTTACTGCTCGATGAACCGACGGAAGGAGTGTGGGTGGGGGTTATTGAAGAAATCGCCGAGCAATTGACAGCTCTTGCACGCAGCATCGCAGTGGTGATCGTGGAGCAACACATCGATTTGGCGTTGCGCGTCGCAGGCCGTGCTTGTGTGCTTGACCGAGGAAAAGTTGCCATGGAAGGCACAACGGAAGAAATTCGTAAGAGTCCAAAATTGGCTCAGTACCTCGCCCCGTAGCTCTTCATGAGGCTATTGCCGACGCGGCACCGACGACGTGATCCGCGAGATCGCCGAGCAGACCGATCTACTGGCATTGGATGCCACCATCGAGGCGGCGCGAGCCGGCGACAGCGGCCGGCGCTTTGCGATCGTTGCCGATGAGGTCAAGAATCTCGGCGAGCAAACCGCCAGGCACATCGAGGGCATCATGAACAAGATCGCGAGCATCCAGCACGCCACCGTCACCAGCGTCGAAAGCGTCAAGCACATTTCGCAAATGGCGACGAGGTCGCAGGAGGCGACAGCGGAGATCGCGGTGGCGGTGGAACGCCAAAGCGCGACGGCGCGTCAGATCCGCGCCAACGTCACGGAGGCGGAGCGGACCACCTAGGCTGTCGCCGACGTTCTCGTGCCGGTCATGAGCGACGTCGCAACGGCGGAGCGAGCGATCGGGGATGCGCTGTCCAACGTCGACTTCCTGAAGGAGAAGTTCGATGTTCTCGTCGCCCAGATTAGCGAATTCCTGGCGTCGATGAAGGAGAGCGAGCTGAAGCCCGCGGCGGCGCTTGATGCCGCGCGCAATCCGACAACGTGAGCCGCGCAATCGGAAACGGTTGCGCGGCTTCGCTCGGCCACTCAAGCCTTTTACGTGATCTTTTCAGCGTGCGCCTTGTCATAGAAGTCTTGCAGAAGGAAACTCGAGTTCCCGAGCGAAAGGTATGCGAGGTTCTCCGATGACCAAGCGAGATGGAAGCCCAAATCCGGATAGAAGCGCTTGGATAGTGCGAAATCCCTGGAAGGCACGAATGCCTTTGTTTCGATCGTTGTCATGTTCTGCATCGCGCTACTCTCGTGCCTGCGTCTCGTCCGACATCGCACCGCGCCCCGCGGTCAGGCGATCTTGCGCAATCGGGGGCTTGCCGTACAGTGGCCATTTTGACATCAAGCATGCGAATTGTGCCAATGATCAAAGTCGATATTCTCGTGCCCGAAAGCTCTAGTCCTGCAGCCCTCGGCATCACCCTGGACGTGCTGGATGCGGTCAACCGGTTGGCTGGCGAAGCTGTCTTCGGATGGCGCGCCGTTGTCACGGAAGGCTCGACTGCCCAGCTGCGCGGAGGTGTGAGCCTGCCTGCCCAGCCGTTATCCCGAGCAAGGCCGCGCGACCTCGCGATCGTTTTGGGGATGGGCGCCGGGACCGATGCCGAGATCGAACACAGAGTTGTCGCGCCCGATGCCCCAGCCGCGGCCAAATGGCTGCGGTCGGCCTGGCACCGCGGTACGACCATTGCCGCATCCTGTACCGGCGTCTTCCTGTTGGGCATGGCTGGGCTGCTTGATGGCCGCCGTTGCACGACGACCTGGTGGCTCACGCCAAAGCTGAAGGCTTTGTTTCCCGAGAGCCTCGCCAATGCCGACTGCATGTTGACAGAAGATAGTCGCATCTGGACGGCCGGCGCCTCTTTCGCCCATATCGACCTCATGCTTGGACTGGTTGCGCGTTTCGCCGGACCCTCGCTGGCCGAAGACGCGGCGCGGCATGTTGTCGTCGATCAGCGCGCCTCACAGGCGCGTTACGTCATTCCGGCGTTTCTCGCCGCTCAAGATCCGATCGCGCGCAAGGTCGAAGCCTATGTGCGGCGCAGCCTGAAAGCACCCTTCTCACTGCGCGACCTGGCCAAGCAAACAGGCACGACGACCCGCACGCTCAATCGGCGTCTTGTGCTCGCCACGGGCCTGTCACCGATGAGATTTGTTCAAAAGATCCGCGTCGATGCCGCGCTCCACCTCTTGCAAACAACGCGGCTGCCCCTGGAAGATGTGGCCGAGGAGGTCGGCTTCGACGACACCTCGGCGCTCTATCGCCTGATCCGCCGCCACACGGGAAAATCACCGGGCAAGTTTCGGGCCTAGAGAGAAGTTCGATCACGGCAGAGATTTCGGCTCGACAGGCCCTCCATGTCCGTGATCGGGACGCATCGCGCGCGGCGCGCTTCCGTTCGTCTTCAGGCAAATAGAGGAAACCGCTGCCCGCGAGACGGATCGATCACGCGAACGCTCAGCCCCCGGCGTTCGAGCTCCAGGCGGAGCGGCTCGACCGATTTTGCCGGCGTGAACGGCGGCAGCCAATCATCGTGATGGCACATGACAACCGTTTTCGGTTCTATCGCCTTGACTTCGTCGGCCATGAAGCTCGGCCACGCCCCTTGAAATGGCTCGCCGTCGACATTAGCGCGCTGCGAAATGGCGAGGATCGCGACATCGGCGCGCATACTCGGTAACAGACCAGACCAGTGGCCGCTCGAATTCTTGAATATGATCGAGCCCACGGGGGTGCTTATCCGAAATGCAAACGTTCCTCCGTGGTCGAAATCATGCGGCTTCAGCCCGGCAACGTGCCGCGCGATCTCCGGGCCGCAAAGGGCGGCATCCTCCAGGCTTTTGAACACATCGGCGTCCCGGCGTCTTCGCTCGAAGACGTTGATATCGAGATCGCCGGTGAGGACCTTGTCCGGATCGGCCGAGTGCGGTGCCCAAACATGAGAATGAAGTGCGGGAATAGGCACCGCCTTGACGTCTGGATTGAGGGGAATCGGCTCTCCACCTGAAATCGGTAGGCCCTGGGCGTCTGGCAAACCTGCTCCGCGAAGCTGATGGAGTACGTGGTGATTGGCCACGACCGTTGCGCCGGTGCGTGAGGCTAGGCTGAGCACGTTGCCAATATGGTCAAAGTCACCTTGTCCCACCAGGATCCAGTCGGCTTCCGCGACGTCCTTTACCGACTGTCCGCTGCCGGACGCGCGACCAATCCGCTCGATATATCCGTCCAGCATGACGGTGAGCTTGCCGAGCCGCAGCCGAAAAGTGGTCACGCCAAACCATTCCAAAGTGCAGTCCGACCGCTCTAGCACGGTACCAGCTCCTGTCGTTGTTCTGAGCGAGCTCTAGGCAACAAGGGTATTTAGTCCCGCAAAGTGCGGCGGATTAGGAGTGGCGATACGGACAATTTTGATGCGTATTTTGCCAAATGGGTCGACGTTCTGGTTCGATCTCATCCGGCACTCGTCAGCCGCGCCGTGCCATCAAGTCGCCATTTTGCCGCAACAAGGGCCTGGCAGGATCAGCATGATTAATGTCTAAGTTGCCACTGCATCTCCGCGAGGTATTTTTGCAAGATCGAGCACCAGCTACCAAATGGGAGACTTGCATGCCGGTTCTGTATGTCACGCTAACGCCAGGCGCCTTCAATGCAGAAGCCAAGCAAAAGTTGGTCAAAGCGTTGACGGAAGCGGCGTTCGTCGCCGAGTCGGTACCTGATCTTCCGGCCTCTCGCGCCCGGGGACTGGTTCTCCTGCAGGAGTTGCCGGCGGGACAATTCTATTCAAACGGTGAACCGGTCGATGGTCAAATTGGAGGTGTCTTCATCAACTACCAGGTTCCCGCCGGCGTGCTCGACGGGTCCAGAAAGGCGAGATTCGCTCGAGCGCTTCAGGAATCCGTCGATGTGGCCCTCGGCAGCGAAAGCAACTGCCCGGTGATCACGTCGGCCGTGATCCACGAAGTAACGGAAGGACAGTGG
This Bradyrhizobium sp. CCBAU 53421 DNA region includes the following protein-coding sequences:
- a CDS encoding methyl-accepting chemotaxis protein; amino-acid sequence: MIREIAEQTDLLALDATIEAARAGDSGRRFAIVADEVKNLGEQTARHIEGIMNKIASIQHATVTSVESVKHISQMATRSQEATAEIAVAVERQSATARQIRANVTEAERTT
- a CDS encoding GlxA family transcriptional regulator, with product MIKVDILVPESSSPAALGITLDVLDAVNRLAGEAVFGWRAVVTEGSTAQLRGGVSLPAQPLSRARPRDLAIVLGMGAGTDAEIEHRVVAPDAPAAAKWLRSAWHRGTTIAASCTGVFLLGMAGLLDGRRCTTTWWLTPKLKALFPESLANADCMLTEDSRIWTAGASFAHIDLMLGLVARFAGPSLAEDAARHVVVDQRASQARYVIPAFLAAQDPIARKVEAYVRRSLKAPFSLRDLAKQTGTTTRTLNRRLVLATGLSPMRFVQKIRVDAALHLLQTTRLPLEDVAEEVGFDDTSALYRLIRRHTGKSPGKFRA
- a CDS encoding MBL fold metallo-hydrolase, which codes for MEWFGVTTFRLRLGKLTVMLDGYIERIGRASGSGQSVKDVAEADWILVGQGDFDHIGNVLSLASRTGATVVANHHVLHQLRGAGLPDAQGLPISGGEPIPLNPDVKAVPIPALHSHVWAPHSADPDKVLTGDLDINVFERRRRDADVFKSLEDAALCGPEIARHVAGLKPHDFDHGGTFAFRISTPVGSIIFKNSSGHWSGLLPSMRADVAILAISQRANVDGEPFQGAWPSFMADEVKAIEPKTVVMCHHDDWLPPFTPAKSVEPLRLELERRGLSVRVIDPSRGQRFPLFA